GCAGCGAAACGTTGTTCCAGAGGGTAATGGAGGATATTCTGATATATATCCACCACCATCAACAAACGCTCCTTTCGCTTGCCCGGTGTTATCCCAGTCTTGGAACCAGATTAAAGCATCGTAGATATATCGAATCGAATTATCATATTTAGTCGTATGTAATGCGAGCGCAGTTTCTCCTAATGCAGCAACCGCATTCCCCATTCCATTAGCCGAATATCCACCAGTTTTTAAATTCCCTAAAACATCGCAATAAATATGCTCGATATGATTCGCTAATCCTATTATCGCGGTTGTCGTAGCAATAGTTGTATCCGTGCCTAAAGACTCTCGGGCGTAAGCAAACGCTAAACTGACCCAAAACGTATGATAACATTCGTTCGATTTATCGCCATCAACGGTAACACTACCGTACGAAGTATCTGCGGCATAACATGCATGGTAGGTAGTCCCATTTTTGCTGAAAGTATAATACGCTAGTAAACTATCTTTCGCATACGTTATTCCACGTACAGTTTTCGTTCGTGCACTGGAACTGGTCGTGTATGCATAATACAATGCTGAAAAAGCAGTATATTTTCCAACGAGGGCAGCATATTTATTCGACCCGTAATGATTATTATACGGGTCCCAAAGTTTAACAAAATTATCCCAAACTTGGATTACATAATTGCGAAACCCTGACTCTGCGGAAAATGTATTCCTGACGGTAATTGACGCTACTGAATGATATCGGTATTCAGTGGTACTATCGTAGGCACAAGCGGTTAAAAGATATACGCCATTCGGATATTTTTGCGTATCCCAATCCCATTGGAAATCACCAGCGGAAATATGGGAGTATGCCCGTAAATATCCATACGTAGTTGCGTTCGGTTCAATTGCGCGACTTGTGGTCTCTCCTTCGACTTTAATCCAAACCGATTTAACTCCTTCTGGGTCAGTAGCAGTGATATGAATCGGAACTAGCCGTTTGACGGTTTGTCCGGTAGTCGGTGCAGTAATCTGACAATCAATCGCGTTTGCTA
This portion of the bacterium genome encodes:
- a CDS encoding Ig-like domain-containing protein, translated to MIEKIKWIFFMCFGIYQTVSLANAIDCQITAPTTGQTVKRLVPIHITATDPEGVKSVWIKVEGETTSRAIEPNATTYGYLRAYSHISAGDFQWDWDTQKYPNGVYLLTACAYDSTTEYRYHSVASITVRNTFSAESGFRNYVIQVWDNFVKLWDPYNNHYGSNKYAALVGKYTAFSALYYAYTTSSSARTKTVRGITYAKDSLLAYYTFSKNGTTYHACYAADTSYGSVTVDGDKSNECYHTFWVSLAFAYARESLGTDTTIATTTAIIGLANHIEHIYCDVLGNLKTGGYSANGMGNAVAALGETALALHTTKYDNSIRYIYDALIWFQDWDNTGQAKGAFVDGGGYISEYPPLPSGTTFRC